Proteins encoded in a region of the Deefgea piscis genome:
- the metG gene encoding methionine--tRNA ligase — protein sequence MTRKILVTSALPYANGAIHLGHLVEYIQTDIWVRFQKSRGHQCHYVCADDTHGTPIMLRAEKEGITPEALIARVHGEHLRDFTGFHVAFDNYYSTNSPENRDFAYDIYGKLKANDKIAKKTISQLFDPEKQMFLPDRFVKGECPKCGAKDQYGDNCEVCSATYAPTELKNPYSAVSGATPVLRDSEHFFFKLGECEDFLKSWTTTPGKLQQEAANKMQEWFESGLTDWDISRDAPYFGFEIPDAPGKYFYVWLDAPVGYMASHKNLCDRLGLDFDSYWRKDSDAELYHFIGKDILYFHSLFWPAMLEYSGYRTPTAIYSHGFLTVDGAKMSKSRGTFITAESYLDHLNPEWLRYYYAAKLSNTAEDIDLNLEDFTARVNSDLIGKYVNIASRAAGFISKRFAGRLHSGVFEAETYALMPAIVALQKKLQGASDTIASLFEAREYSRAIREIMALTDEVNQYVDTVKPWEMAKHPEQSGNLHAVCSFLINAFRILTIYLSPVLPKLANDVEAFLNIAPLQWSDAQHLLLDHTINSYSHLMVRIDPKNIAAMIEANVQVVETPAPAAPAYEIPAISETISIDDFMKVDLRIARIADAQHVAGAEKLLQLTLDLGNETRNVFAGIKSAYKPEDLIGKHTVMVANLAARKMKFGLSEGMVLAAGGDGGLYILEPHEGAKPGMRVK from the coding sequence ATGACCCGCAAAATACTCGTTACCTCTGCCCTACCTTACGCCAATGGCGCCATTCACCTTGGTCATTTAGTTGAATACATCCAAACCGACATCTGGGTACGCTTTCAGAAATCTCGCGGTCACCAATGCCACTATGTCTGCGCTGACGACACCCACGGCACACCGATTATGCTGCGCGCAGAAAAAGAAGGCATTACGCCAGAAGCGCTGATTGCCCGCGTACACGGCGAACATTTACGTGACTTCACCGGTTTTCACGTTGCATTTGATAATTACTACAGCACCAACAGCCCAGAAAATCGTGATTTTGCCTACGACATCTACGGCAAGCTCAAAGCCAACGACAAGATTGCCAAAAAAACCATTTCACAATTGTTTGACCCAGAAAAGCAGATGTTCTTGCCCGATCGCTTTGTGAAAGGCGAATGCCCAAAGTGCGGCGCAAAAGATCAATATGGCGACAACTGTGAGGTATGCAGCGCAACGTATGCGCCAACCGAGCTTAAAAACCCATACTCTGCCGTATCAGGCGCAACACCGGTACTGCGTGACTCAGAACATTTCTTCTTTAAGCTGGGCGAATGCGAAGACTTTTTAAAGTCATGGACCACCACGCCGGGCAAATTGCAGCAAGAAGCAGCCAATAAAATGCAGGAATGGTTTGAATCGGGTCTAACCGATTGGGATATTTCGCGCGACGCGCCGTATTTCGGCTTTGAAATCCCTGATGCACCGGGCAAGTATTTTTACGTTTGGCTCGATGCCCCTGTGGGCTATATGGCCAGCCACAAAAACCTGTGTGATCGCTTAGGCTTGGATTTTGATAGCTACTGGCGCAAAGATTCTGACGCCGAGCTGTATCATTTTATTGGCAAAGATATTTTGTATTTCCACTCGCTATTTTGGCCAGCAATGCTCGAATACTCGGGCTACCGCACGCCAACCGCCATTTACAGCCACGGCTTTTTGACCGTTGACGGCGCCAAAATGAGTAAATCGCGTGGTACTTTTATCACCGCCGAATCGTACTTAGACCACCTGAACCCCGAGTGGCTGCGCTATTACTACGCTGCCAAACTCTCGAATACCGCCGAAGACATTGACTTAAACCTCGAAGACTTTACTGCGCGGGTGAACTCGGATCTGATCGGTAAATACGTCAATATCGCTAGCCGCGCCGCTGGCTTTATCAGCAAACGTTTTGCAGGTCGCTTGCACAGCGGTGTGTTTGAAGCAGAAACCTATGCGCTGATGCCCGCCATTGTCGCGCTACAAAAGAAACTACAAGGCGCTAGCGACACCATTGCCAGCCTGTTTGAAGCACGAGAATATAGCCGCGCCATCCGTGAAATCATGGCGTTGACCGACGAAGTGAATCAATACGTCGATACCGTTAAACCATGGGAAATGGCCAAGCATCCAGAGCAAAGCGGCAATTTGCATGCGGTATGTAGCTTCTTGATTAATGCCTTCCGCATTTTGACAATCTACCTATCGCCTGTATTACCGAAACTAGCCAATGACGTTGAAGCGTTCTTAAATATTGCGCCGCTGCAATGGTCTGATGCTCAGCATTTATTGCTCGATCACACCATTAACAGCTACAGCCATTTGATGGTGCGAATCGACCCGAAAAACATTGCGGCCATGATCGAAGCCAATGTCCAAGTGGTCGAGACACCGGCTCCGGCAGCGCCCGCTTACGAAATTCCAGCCATCAGCGAAACCATCAGCATTGATGATTTTATGAAGGTGGACTTACGCATTGCACGCATCGCTGATGCTCAGCACGTTGCCGGCGCAGAAAAACTACTGCAACTCACGCTGGATTTAGGCAATGAAACACGCAATGTATTTGCGGGGATTAAGTCGGCTTACAAGCCTGAAGACTTGATCGGCAAGCACACGGTGATGGTCGCCAATTTAGCGGCGAGAAAAATGAAGTTTGGCTTGTCGGAAGGCATGGTATTAGCGGCTGGCGGTGACGGCGGTCTGTATATCTTAGAGCCACACGAAGGTGCCAAACCGGGCATGCGTGTGAAGTAA
- a CDS encoding WbuC family cupin fold metalloprotein, translated as MPTRFIDQSLLSELLCAAEQTPRRRKNFNFHTADDASCHRLLNALQPNSYVQPHCHLSVDKAETMVVLTGRMGVLIFNAEGEVIEQKVIAAGSDCLGIDIAPGVFHSLVALAPTVFFEAKAGPYIPVASHERATWAPAEGEAGADEYLAWMRSRFEV; from the coding sequence ATGCCAACTCGTTTTATCGACCAGAGTTTATTGTCTGAATTGCTGTGTGCTGCTGAGCAAACACCACGGCGGCGTAAAAATTTTAATTTTCACACCGCTGACGATGCCAGTTGTCATCGCTTGCTCAACGCGCTGCAACCCAATAGCTATGTCCAGCCGCATTGTCATTTATCTGTGGATAAGGCTGAAACCATGGTGGTGCTGACCGGTCGAATGGGCGTGCTTATTTTTAATGCCGAGGGTGAGGTGATTGAGCAAAAGGTGATTGCGGCGGGGAGCGATTGTCTGGGGATTGATATTGCGCCGGGGGTGTTTCACAGTTTGGTGGCGTTAGCGCCGACGGTGTTTTTTGAGGCTAAAGCGGGGCCGTATATTCCAGTGGCCAGCCATGAGCGTGCGACTTGGGCCCCTGCCGAGGGTGAAGCTGGCGCAGATGAGTATCTGGCTTGGATGCGTTCAAGGTTTGAGGTATAG
- a CDS encoding (2Fe-2S) ferredoxin domain-containing protein, producing MSHYQYHVFFCLNQREPGERQSCNSCGADQLWAYAKERVKALKLNGDGKVRINKAGCLERCEEGPVIVIYPEETWYTYIDKDDIDEIVNEHLLHGRIVERLLIPPRSQTAE from the coding sequence ATGAGTCATTATCAATACCATGTGTTTTTCTGCCTGAACCAGCGCGAGCCCGGCGAGCGCCAATCGTGCAATAGCTGCGGCGCCGATCAACTTTGGGCCTACGCCAAAGAGCGTGTTAAAGCGCTTAAACTCAATGGCGACGGCAAAGTGCGGATCAACAAAGCCGGCTGCCTTGAGCGCTGCGAAGAAGGTCCGGTCATCGTGATTTATCCCGAAGAAACTTGGTATACCTATATCGATAAAGACGACATTGACGAAATCGTCAACGAGCATTTATTGCATGGCCGTATTGTTGAGCGACTACTGATCCCGCCGCGCAGCCAAACTGCCGAGTAA
- a CDS encoding alpha/beta hydrolase, protein MTIPRKAPSFEPINIAGPAGRLECLRLDAATETPIGIVLVAHPNPTEGGTFNNKIVHTLAKTLSRLGYIAYCPNLRGVGESEGSHSYGEFEPDDMAAVLAFARSQHPELKRITLAGFSFGTYVQSCLRARLGDDEIEGMILIGPAVSRYAFPNVPKGSLVIHGEQDEVISLEAVLNWARPQQLPIIVAPGVGHFFHGRLTQLADLVHAAWR, encoded by the coding sequence ATGACGATACCCCGTAAAGCACCCAGTTTCGAACCCATCAATATCGCTGGCCCAGCCGGTCGCCTTGAATGTTTACGCCTTGATGCCGCCACCGAAACGCCAATTGGCATCGTCTTGGTGGCGCACCCCAACCCCACCGAAGGCGGCACCTTTAATAATAAAATCGTGCACACGTTGGCCAAAACACTGTCGCGACTAGGATATATTGCCTACTGCCCAAATTTACGTGGTGTTGGTGAGTCCGAAGGCAGTCATAGCTACGGTGAGTTTGAACCGGACGATATGGCCGCTGTGCTGGCTTTTGCCCGCAGCCAGCACCCTGAATTAAAGCGCATTACCTTGGCAGGATTTTCATTTGGCACGTATGTGCAAAGCTGCTTACGCGCGCGCCTCGGTGACGACGAAATCGAAGGAATGATTTTGATTGGCCCAGCAGTCAGCCGCTACGCCTTCCCCAATGTGCCCAAAGGCAGTTTAGTGATTCATGGCGAGCAAGATGAAGTCATTTCGCTCGAAGCGGTATTGAACTGGGCTCGCCCGCAGCAACTACCCATTATCGTTGCGCCGGGTGTTGGGCATTTTTTCCATGGCCGCCTCACGCAACTGGCCGACTTAGTCCACGCAGCCTGGCGTTAG
- a CDS encoding energy-coupling factor ABC transporter permease, which produces MLLPAEFFSSSLLIGSNLAAMWLLGYAVRHEAWSTLTPVETRSWLIYTIAVLISWQWQASVNPGISFHLLGATLLTLIAGPWRALLSMAALLILTAVFSPHLSSALSSLGLSFLLTAVLPIATTQGLLQLTQRRLPHNYFIYIFINAFAAAGLSMLVHGISQCVLYALLAIYSGDFLLNSVLPVYFLMAWPEAFITGLTISLLVVWSPGTVSSFKDSQYLHKP; this is translated from the coding sequence ATGCTGTTACCCGCGGAATTTTTCTCGAGTTCGCTACTGATTGGCAGCAATCTTGCTGCAATGTGGCTACTCGGGTACGCGGTACGGCATGAAGCTTGGTCGACACTGACTCCGGTTGAAACTCGCAGCTGGCTAATTTACACCATTGCGGTACTGATCAGCTGGCAATGGCAGGCCAGCGTCAATCCGGGCATCAGCTTTCATTTATTAGGTGCCACCTTACTCACGCTTATCGCCGGCCCTTGGCGAGCGCTACTGAGTATGGCGGCATTACTGATCCTCACCGCTGTTTTTTCGCCACACCTGAGCAGCGCCCTTAGCAGCCTTGGCCTAAGCTTTTTACTCACCGCGGTCCTGCCCATCGCCACTACGCAAGGCTTGCTGCAGCTCACGCAGCGCCGATTGCCACATAATTACTTTATTTATATTTTTATTAACGCTTTTGCCGCCGCAGGCTTGAGCATGCTAGTGCATGGCATCAGCCAATGCGTTTTATATGCCTTGCTGGCGATTTACTCTGGCGACTTTCTACTCAATTCAGTACTGCCGGTTTATTTTTTAATGGCTTGGCCAGAGGCGTTTATTACCGGACTCACCATTAGCTTACTGGTGGTGTGGTCTCCCGGCACAGTAAGTAGCTTTAAAGATAGTCAATACCTGCACAAACCGTAA
- a CDS encoding sensor histidine kinase, which produces MRKIRTDLNLIFIAIVTIVLTLSGALSYYRTQAQLEHELSEFKQSLTIQLQNVLPSVMWNFDDQQLALILNAEMRSPDIQSIEVFGTDAFLTGRIRENDKIVVLNAPKTLLGPETESAEIYYEKKPIGKIVVTISRQRIDQLLQQMVIEKALEIILLDALLMLTLTMVLQYFVINPLSLLGKKLSQAADSDKDLETIALPNNPYKDFSDLTDGFRRIIKRLKADVATRSQAEQAMRAAKEDAETALHQLKEAQTSLIQSEKMASLGGLVAGIAHEINTPVGIILTSASVLHDDSVAFSAKVESGNMKKSEVVSYSQTAEQSSALIISNAVRAAELIQSFKRVAVDQTSEARRDFELSQYLHETVTSISPALKHSQIAIMIDCPDEIDMEGYPGAISQIISNLINNAALHAFSGTPNSGDIKKQVHIIAEQNQQTVSLKVSDNGHGIDDSVIGKIFDPFYTTKRANGGSGLGLNIVFNLVTQTLGGHINVESTVGKGTVFNMTFPHIAPKHKEASEASETSA; this is translated from the coding sequence ATGCGCAAAATCCGCACCGATCTGAATTTAATTTTTATTGCCATCGTGACCATTGTGCTCACGCTGTCTGGCGCGCTGTCCTATTACCGAACACAAGCACAGCTAGAACACGAACTCAGTGAATTTAAGCAATCACTCACTATTCAATTACAAAATGTATTGCCCAGCGTGATGTGGAATTTTGATGACCAACAATTGGCCCTCATTTTAAACGCTGAAATGCGCTCTCCCGACATTCAATCGATTGAAGTATTTGGCACAGATGCCTTTCTCACCGGGCGAATTCGCGAAAATGATAAAATCGTGGTACTGAACGCGCCTAAAACGCTGCTTGGCCCAGAAACCGAGAGTGCCGAAATTTATTACGAGAAAAAACCCATCGGTAAAATCGTCGTTACGATTTCACGGCAACGCATCGACCAATTATTACAGCAAATGGTGATAGAAAAAGCCCTAGAAATCATCCTACTTGATGCGCTGTTAATGCTGACACTCACGATGGTATTGCAGTACTTTGTGATCAATCCATTATCCTTACTCGGCAAAAAACTCAGCCAAGCCGCAGATTCAGATAAAGACTTAGAAACCATCGCTCTACCCAACAATCCTTACAAAGACTTTTCTGATCTAACTGATGGATTTCGCCGTATTATCAAACGACTCAAAGCTGACGTAGCCACCCGCAGCCAAGCCGAGCAAGCAATGCGTGCCGCCAAAGAGGATGCCGAAACGGCACTACACCAACTCAAAGAGGCGCAAACCAGCCTTATTCAATCGGAAAAAATGGCATCTTTAGGGGGCTTAGTCGCAGGCATCGCGCATGAAATCAATACCCCAGTGGGCATTATCTTAACCAGCGCCTCGGTCTTACACGATGATTCGGTGGCATTTTCTGCCAAAGTAGAATCCGGCAATATGAAAAAATCCGAAGTGGTGAGTTATAGCCAAACAGCAGAACAATCTTCGGCACTCATTATTAGCAATGCAGTACGTGCCGCTGAGTTAATCCAAAGCTTTAAGCGCGTCGCCGTCGATCAAACTTCAGAAGCACGCCGTGATTTTGAATTAAGCCAATATCTGCACGAAACCGTTACCAGCATTAGCCCTGCGCTCAAGCATTCGCAAATTGCTATCATGATTGACTGCCCAGATGAAATCGACATGGAAGGCTATCCAGGCGCAATTTCGCAGATCATTAGTAATTTAATTAATAACGCAGCGCTACATGCATTCTCCGGCACACCCAATTCAGGCGACATAAAAAAACAAGTGCATATTATTGCCGAGCAAAACCAGCAAACCGTATCACTGAAAGTCAGTGACAATGGCCACGGCATTGACGACAGCGTCATTGGCAAGATTTTTGATCCCTTTTACACCACGAAACGCGCCAATGGTGGCAGCGGTTTAGGGCTCAATATTGTATTTAATCTAGTCACGCAAACTTTGGGCGGGCATATCAACGTTGAATCCACCGTGGGTAAAGGTACCGTCTTTAATATGACCTTTCCGCATATCGCGCCAAAACACAAAGAAGCCAGTGAAGCATCGGAAACATCGGCTTAA
- the rlmM gene encoding 23S rRNA (cytidine(2498)-2'-O)-methyltransferase RlmM: MTTTQTGLPYALLAYCRPGFEPECAEEIADRALAPGKFERGDGWVVFTPSEKNGCQKVLRDLLALNLIFSRQTLQVHQRLSLGSKDRLTPIVDALKIQNTVFSDVWLEHPDSNEGKSLSGFTRKFGDYVAKAMTAHDWLQPQASRQRLHLFFPAQNEVMVASRPVRATDWLNGIPRLRMPSDAPSRSTLKMLEAILVLVDEPERKFREGMTAVDLGAAPGGWTYQLVARGLKVFAVDNGPMKGSMDGHHQVKHVRDDGFKYRPKNPVDWLVCDMVEQPIRIADLIAKWVASGNARRAIFNLKLPMKKRHLEVEKCFALIDQKLKKADITYKITAKQLFHDREEITCYLTAVKD; encoded by the coding sequence ATGACCACCACTCAAACCGGATTGCCCTACGCCCTTCTTGCCTACTGCCGCCCCGGTTTTGAGCCAGAATGCGCTGAAGAGATTGCTGATCGCGCACTCGCCCCAGGTAAATTTGAACGCGGCGATGGCTGGGTGGTATTTACCCCCAGCGAAAAAAATGGCTGCCAAAAAGTATTGCGTGATCTACTCGCGCTAAATTTAATTTTTTCACGCCAAACACTACAAGTTCATCAGCGCCTTAGTTTGGGCAGCAAAGATCGCTTAACGCCGATTGTCGATGCGTTAAAAATCCAAAATACAGTTTTTAGTGATGTTTGGTTAGAGCATCCCGATAGCAACGAAGGTAAATCGCTGTCTGGATTTACGCGTAAATTTGGTGATTACGTCGCCAAAGCCATGACTGCTCACGATTGGCTGCAACCTCAAGCGTCTCGCCAACGTTTGCATTTATTTTTTCCAGCACAAAACGAAGTTATGGTCGCCTCGCGCCCGGTTCGCGCTACCGATTGGCTCAATGGCATTCCACGCTTACGCATGCCGTCTGACGCCCCTAGCCGTTCGACACTTAAAATGCTCGAAGCCATTTTAGTATTGGTCGATGAGCCAGAACGCAAGTTCCGTGAAGGCATGACCGCGGTCGATCTGGGAGCAGCACCGGGCGGCTGGACTTATCAGCTGGTTGCACGGGGCTTAAAAGTGTTTGCCGTCGATAATGGCCCGATGAAAGGCAGTATGGATGGTCACCATCAAGTAAAGCATGTTCGTGACGATGGCTTTAAATACCGCCCGAAAAACCCCGTCGATTGGCTAGTGTGTGACATGGTTGAGCAACCGATTCGCATCGCGGATTTAATTGCCAAATGGGTCGCATCAGGCAACGCACGCCGCGCTATTTTTAATTTGAAACTGCCAATGAAAAAGCGCCATCTCGAAGTTGAGAAATGCTTTGCTTTGATTGATCAAAAATTAAAGAAAGCCGACATCACTTATAAAATCACGGCCAAGCAATTATTTCATGATCGCGAAGAAATCACTTGCTATCTCACCGCAGTGAAAGACTAA
- the mscL gene encoding large conductance mechanosensitive channel protein MscL: MFKEFREFAMRGNVIDLAIGVVIGAAFGKIVDSLVKDIIMPPIGFLIGKVDFTNLFVTLADGKIAGPYATLKAAQDAGAVTMNLGMFLNSLISFIVVAFAIFMVVKAINKINRNKPAPEAAPAATPEDIVLLREIRDSLKK; the protein is encoded by the coding sequence ATGTTTAAAGAGTTTCGTGAATTTGCCATGCGTGGCAATGTGATTGATTTGGCGATTGGTGTGGTGATTGGTGCGGCTTTTGGTAAGATTGTCGACTCACTGGTCAAAGATATCATTATGCCGCCGATTGGTTTTTTAATCGGTAAAGTCGACTTCACCAATTTATTTGTCACCTTGGCCGATGGCAAGATTGCGGGTCCCTATGCCACGCTCAAAGCCGCGCAAGACGCTGGTGCGGTTACCATGAATTTAGGGATGTTTTTAAACTCGCTGATTAGTTTTATCGTTGTGGCCTTTGCTATCTTTATGGTGGTTAAAGCCATTAACAAGATTAATCGTAATAAGCCCGCGCCTGAAGCGGCACCAGCCGCAACACCAGAAGACATTGTGCTGTTGCGCGAAATTCGTGACTCGTTAAAAAAATAG
- a CDS encoding acetyl-CoA C-acetyltransferase: MTEVVIVAAYRTALGNFSGSLAKVSAPELGATVIRGLLAKTGLAAEQVSEVILGNVLTAGLGQNPARQSVRLAGLPDAVPGLTINQVCGSGLKAVALAVQAILAGDSEIVIAGGQENMSATPHLLNGSRDGFRMGNANLIDSMVYDGLTDVYNQYHMGVTAENIAKKYAISREEQDALALTSQQRAAAAQAAGRFADEILPVSIPQRKGDPVIFDQDEFIKPATTADSLAKLRAAFDKAGTVTAGNASGINDGAAAVMLMTRERADALGLKPMAAIRASASTGVDPTIMGMGPVLASQTALKRAGWDLDSVDLIEANEAFAAQALGVAREMKWDMSKVNVNGGAIALGHPVGASGCRVLVTLLHEMVRRDAKRGLATLCIGGGMGVALCVER, from the coding sequence ATGACAGAGGTTGTTATTGTTGCTGCCTATCGCACTGCGCTAGGCAATTTTTCGGGTTCTTTAGCAAAAGTGTCGGCTCCCGAATTGGGCGCAACTGTGATTCGGGGTCTACTGGCCAAAACCGGTTTGGCTGCTGAGCAAGTAAGTGAAGTGATTTTGGGGAATGTATTAACCGCTGGGTTGGGACAAAATCCTGCGCGTCAGTCGGTGCGTCTTGCTGGTTTGCCCGATGCAGTGCCGGGGTTGACGATTAATCAAGTGTGCGGCTCTGGTTTGAAAGCGGTGGCTTTAGCGGTGCAAGCGATTTTGGCCGGTGACAGTGAAATCGTGATCGCTGGTGGTCAAGAAAATATGAGTGCAACGCCGCATTTACTGAACGGTAGCCGAGATGGCTTTCGGATGGGCAATGCCAACTTAATCGATAGTATGGTGTATGACGGTTTGACCGATGTTTACAACCAATACCATATGGGCGTAACCGCGGAAAATATTGCTAAAAAATACGCAATTAGCCGTGAAGAGCAAGACGCGTTGGCGTTAACCTCGCAACAACGTGCTGCTGCAGCGCAAGCCGCGGGCCGTTTTGCCGATGAAATCCTACCGGTGAGCATTCCACAACGTAAGGGCGATCCGGTTATTTTTGATCAAGATGAATTTATTAAACCGGCGACTACGGCCGATTCTTTGGCTAAATTGCGTGCCGCTTTTGATAAAGCCGGTACGGTCACTGCGGGCAATGCATCTGGCATTAACGACGGCGCAGCTGCGGTAATGCTGATGACGCGTGAACGTGCTGATGCTTTGGGCTTAAAGCCAATGGCAGCGATCCGTGCTTCGGCTAGCACTGGCGTTGATCCAACGATTATGGGTATGGGGCCGGTTTTGGCGAGCCAAACTGCACTCAAGCGTGCCGGTTGGGATTTAGATAGCGTTGACTTGATTGAAGCCAATGAAGCATTTGCAGCGCAAGCTTTAGGCGTGGCGCGTGAAATGAAATGGGATATGAGTAAAGTCAATGTCAACGGCGGTGCAATTGCGCTGGGGCATCCTGTTGGTGCTTCAGGTTGCCGTGTGTTGGTGACTTTGCTGCATGAAATGGTTCGCCGCGACGCAAAACGCGGTTTGGCAACGCTGTGTATTGGCGGTGGTATGGGTGTTGCGCTGTGCGTTGAACGTTAA
- a CDS encoding PHA/PHB synthase family protein, producing the protein MDTFFQQITEAHRQWTQNWVNSQPNAETIDPMHAMNDLAQKMSPVHSAWLGTQSQFYQQQLDLWLGLIGAKPVAKVAELEKNDRRFNSPEWDAPLFDYIRQNYLVTSKWLLEMVGAANSDEASKEKAAFFTRQYLDAMSPANFAFTNPEVMKLALETKGESLQEGMKKLMADMQKGAITMTDESQFAIGENLAMTPGEVIFENELFQLIQYTPTTAKVYSRPLLVIPPCVNKYYIMDLQPANSMMAYIVSQGYSTFLMSWKSIEANQGYLQWDDYIESGVIKATEVVRAISKAEKINALSFCIGGELLTTAMPVLQARGLDWFESITLMTVMLDHTDPGEIKHFIDWNLIRQRESQVEGVIDGKELAKTFSALRSNDLIWNYVVNNYLKGKNPPPFDLLYWNSDSANLSLPMHTFFLRNMYLENNLTKPNSFSLCGTPIDLTTIKVPAYIFAAREDHIVPWHSAFLSTRILQGPKRFVLGASGHIAGAINPVSTNKRNYWVNENTDQDADAWLEQAESRPGSWWQDWAAWLAPQSGTQVAAPKKLGNTQYKMIEAAPGRYVKARVV; encoded by the coding sequence ATGGACACTTTTTTTCAGCAAATTACTGAAGCACATCGCCAGTGGACCCAAAACTGGGTGAATTCGCAGCCGAATGCCGAGACGATTGATCCGATGCATGCGATGAATGATTTGGCGCAAAAAATGAGCCCAGTGCATAGCGCATGGTTGGGCACGCAATCACAGTTTTATCAACAACAGCTTGATTTATGGCTGGGTTTAATTGGCGCTAAGCCGGTAGCTAAGGTCGCGGAACTGGAAAAAAATGATCGTCGCTTTAATTCGCCAGAATGGGATGCGCCATTATTTGACTATATCCGCCAAAATTACTTAGTAACGTCTAAATGGTTGCTGGAAATGGTCGGTGCCGCCAATAGCGATGAGGCCAGTAAAGAGAAAGCCGCATTTTTTACTCGGCAGTATTTAGATGCCATGAGCCCGGCTAATTTTGCCTTTACTAATCCAGAAGTGATGAAGCTGGCGCTCGAAACGAAAGGTGAAAGTTTGCAAGAAGGCATGAAAAAACTCATGGCGGATATGCAAAAAGGCGCTATTACCATGACCGATGAAAGTCAATTTGCCATTGGTGAAAATTTAGCCATGACACCAGGTGAAGTGATTTTTGAAAATGAATTATTTCAACTGATCCAATATACCCCCACCACAGCTAAAGTTTATAGCCGTCCTTTGTTGGTGATTCCGCCGTGCGTTAATAAATACTACATTATGGATTTGCAACCGGCTAATTCGATGATGGCTTATATTGTGAGCCAAGGCTATAGCACGTTTTTAATGTCTTGGAAATCGATTGAAGCCAATCAAGGGTATTTGCAATGGGATGATTATATTGAGTCGGGCGTTATTAAAGCCACCGAGGTGGTGCGAGCCATTAGTAAAGCTGAAAAAATCAATGCCTTGTCATTTTGTATTGGTGGCGAATTATTGACCACGGCGATGCCGGTATTGCAAGCACGTGGCCTAGATTGGTTTGAGTCGATTACTTTGATGACCGTAATGCTCGATCATACTGATCCGGGTGAAATTAAACACTTTATTGATTGGAATTTAATCCGTCAGCGAGAGTCTCAAGTTGAAGGCGTGATTGATGGTAAAGAATTGGCGAAAACATTTTCGGCGCTGCGCTCAAATGATTTGATTTGGAATTATGTGGTGAACAATTACTTGAAAGGTAAAAACCCACCGCCATTTGATTTATTGTACTGGAACAGTGATTCGGCCAATCTATCATTGCCGATGCATACTTTCTTTTTACGCAATATGTATTTAGAGAATAATTTAACTAAACCTAATTCATTTAGTCTGTGTGGCACACCGATTGATTTAACAACCATTAAAGTGCCAGCATATATTTTTGCTGCGCGTGAAGATCATATCGTGCCTTGGCATTCTGCTTTTTTAAGTACTCGTATTTTGCAAGGGCCAAAGCGTTTTGTGTTAGGTGCATCAGGGCATATTGCCGGTGCGATTAATCCCGTTTCTACCAATAAGCGCAATTATTGGGTGAATGAAAATACCGATCAAGATGCCGATGCGTGGTTAGAGCAAGCCGAATCTCGTCCGGGCAGCTGGTGGCAAGATTGGGCTGCTTGGTTAGCACCACAATCGGGCACACAAGTCGCCGCGCCTAAAAAATTGGGGAACACTCAATATAAAATGATTGAAGCTGCGCCTGGCCGTTATGTGAAGGCACGTGTGGTATAA